One Deltaproteobacteria bacterium genomic window carries:
- a CDS encoding inorganic phosphate transporter, translating to MPDTPLILLGLVIFAALAFDFINGFHDTANAIATCISTRALSIRNAILMAAVLNFVGAFVSTQVATTIGKGIVDPGSVTQIVVLSALAGAIFWDLVTWHYGIPASSSHAIIGGLIGAVVAARGVQPLQWGGISKILIAIVVSPIAGTLVAFLIMVAIYWGFRNSHPSPLNRAFRKLQILSAAFMAFSHGSNDAQKSMGVISLALVSYGAMPVFHIPVWVIASCATAMALGTAMGGWRIIKTVGTDFVELQPVHGFCAETSSSAVILTATAMGIPISTTHVITSAILGVGLSQGRKKVNWAVGIRIVWAWVLTIPASATAGYFAFRVLSPFLVKL from the coding sequence ATGCCTGACACGCCGCTGATCCTGCTCGGGCTCGTGATCTTCGCGGCCCTCGCGTTCGACTTCATCAACGGCTTCCACGACACGGCGAACGCCATCGCGACGTGCATCTCCACCCGCGCCCTCTCCATCCGCAACGCCATCCTGATGGCGGCGGTGCTCAACTTCGTGGGCGCCTTCGTCTCCACCCAGGTGGCGACGACGATCGGCAAGGGGATCGTCGACCCGGGGAGCGTAACGCAGATCGTGGTCCTGTCGGCCCTCGCCGGGGCGATCTTCTGGGACCTGGTCACCTGGCACTACGGGATACCGGCCTCGTCCTCCCACGCGATCATCGGGGGACTGATCGGGGCGGTGGTCGCCGCGCGGGGGGTCCAGCCGCTCCAGTGGGGCGGGATCTCGAAGATCCTGATCGCCATCGTCGTCTCCCCCATCGCGGGGACGCTCGTCGCGTTCCTCATCATGGTCGCCATCTACTGGGGCTTCCGGAACTCCCACCCCTCGCCGCTCAACCGCGCCTTCCGCAAGCTGCAGATCTTGTCGGCCGCCTTCATGGCCTTCTCTCACGGGTCGAACGACGCACAGAAGTCGATGGGCGTGATCTCGCTTGCCCTCGTCTCCTACGGGGCGATGCCGGTCTTCCACATCCCGGTGTGGGTGATCGCTTCCTGCGCCACGGCGATGGCGCTCGGGACCGCGATGGGGGGGTGGCGCATCATCAAGACGGTGGGGACCGACTTCGTGGAGCTGCAGCCGGTCCACGGATTCTGCGCGGAGACGTCGTCGTCGGCCGTCATCCTCACCGCGACCGCGATGGGGATCCCGATCAGCACCACCCACGTCATCACCTCCGCGATCCTCGGGGTGGGGCTTTCCCAGGGGCGGAAGAAGGTGAACTGGGCGGTGGGAATCCGGATCGTCTGGGCGTGGGTCCTGACGATCCCCGCCTCCGCCACCGCCGGGTATTTCGCCTTCCGCGTCCTCTCCCCCTTCCTCGTCAAACTGTAA